In the genome of Acanthopagrus latus isolate v.2019 chromosome 17, fAcaLat1.1, whole genome shotgun sequence, the window TGTGACAGCTGACGTGTGATTGGtcagatgacagatgacagtcagagacaggaagtgaaacttCCATAAAAAGCTTTAAACTCTGATTTCCTGCAGTTGAGATGATGAAAATCCTGTCTGTGCCCTTATAAGGTTCTATCAGAGCGTTCTGCCGCAGACAAAAGTTCTATCAGTGTTCTGCAGCAGATAATGGTTCTGTGAGGACGTTCCGTGCTGTGTGCAACAACAGTGAAACCGgagctctctgtgtgtctgcagcagctcacactGAAATTCGACTCCAGCAGAACGAAGCTGTAGAACATCGAGGAGGAACTGTCTGTTTCAAGTCAGAaccaaaacaacagaacactgaAGAATGTATAATGAGTCTTCTGATGATCATTCTCATTACTGATCAACGAGGTTAACGAgcagtgatgacatcacacacactcctgtcttTTGTTATCATGGTGATAATTAACAAGGTCTCAGCTGCTGATCGGAAATAAATCGATCAGCTGAGAGAGGGGCAGGTCTGAGTCACCTGTAGGCCCCGCCCCCCTCTGACTCACCTCcttttcacagatgaacagcTGATCTCCTCTCAGAACCACGAAGCGGTTCTTCCAGATCTCTCTGAAGATCCCTTTGCCACAGAACTTTCGGATCCAGCCGACCTTTTCGGGCTGAGCGTGCTGCTGCGATGCGTCCTGCGAACCCTGAacaagaaacaggaaacaggaagctgtcagAGGAGCGGCATCACATCATGGATCTGTGAAGTGAAATCTGGACACCGGGTGGAAGCGGTCCAGCGTCCGTCTTCTGCCCGGCCCACAGAGCGTGAGCGCTAAAGACTTCCTGTTTAGCCCTCCGCTAACTTGAATGGGAGAAAGATGACATTGTGGGTCAACATCACAAATGTTACCGGAGCCTTTTGTTTAGTTTCAGGCAATGTTCATAAACACTCAGACctgcagaacatttcaaaaCCTCACTCCAGCTCCCATGATGCCTTGTGTGAATTATGGGCGTGTCCAGTCACTTCACTCAGTTTAGCACTGAGCTAACACTGCTGCAGCGGTGCCGTCAGTTATTATCTTCCTCTGTGACAGACATTAGTTCCACATAGCAAGGGACCTCCTTAGGATttagtttttacttttcatcaaaAACTCCTGATTTTCTcttgtattcttttctttttcagtaaaCTGATCAATGATATCGTCAATACGATCAATCTTCTGTGTTTACATAAAAGAAGCTGAACATCACAGTCTCTCCACACGAAGAagttcaaacatttcatttatttattttttttaagtatattttttggcctttagGCTTCattgacagagcagctgaagatgtgacaggaagcaggatgagagagagcgagagtgacacacagcaaagggcccctGGCCGGGACTCGGACCcgggccgctgcagcgaggaggCGAGGCCTCCGTACATGGGACGctgctctaccagctgagctaaatGGTGccctgaaaacatttcatttattactAGATTACAGTTTAGACGGTTTGAAGTAAAAGTGGATTTGAAGCAGGTCTAAAGTTAAACATAAATATTGTGATCATGTGAAGTCAcgttgtgatgatgatgatgacaaatcGCCCCTTCAGGTCACCTGGAATGGCTCCTTGTCCAAAGTCTGCTTTCTGGGAACTGGTGTCCATCAAGGCTCAGTATCAGGACCGgttctgttttcactatacactagatCACTGGGCTCTGCAGTCACATCTCATGGATTCTCTGACCACTGTTCTGCTGACGACaccaactgttcctctctttcccctcatcctcctccaacagccACGTTGTGATTctcatctctgaatgtctgcatcatctctgcttggacagctgctcatcacctcaaactcaacctgagTAAAcctgaactcctcttcatcccgggACAGACTGTCctcacatggacctgtcagtcactgtccagGACGTCACAGTATCGCCTTCGTCGACTGAGGAACCTGGGAGTAATCCTTGACTGTCCTGcacccccaacatcactgctgtggcccgatcctgcagatttgtcctctacaacatctgcaggatccGATCTTTCCTCACAAAGGAGGCAacgcaactcctggtccaagctcTGGTCATCTCCTGCCTGGACTACTGAAACTCCCTCTTGGCCTCTGTGACTAAACCACTGCAGCGTATCCAGAACACGGCCCGCATCAGAGTCAAGACAATTGTGCTGCCGTTGAAGGCCGTCAACAGAACTGCACCCGTCTACCTCCAGACACTTCACCTCCACCCTGCATAGCATTCTCCTGTGACAAATGTGCTTATTGTAAGTTGGTTTGGACAAAAGTATCTGTTAAATATCctgtaaatgatgatgatgatgatgatgatgatggtgatgatgatgatgatgatggtgacaatgatgatgatgatgatgttttctcACTCAGATGTTTCTTGTCATTCAGATTCAGTCACATTCTGCAGCCTCAGTGTCTCCAGTACTGCTGTTACTTCACTGTTACCTCACTGAAGTACATGTGAAGCAGGAAGCTGCTCAACTTCTTGATTCAACTCATTTCATGACTTTTAAGTTCCTGTTTTTTGAGAGAAATGTTTTACAGACTCACTTGAACCTTTGAACTGAACAATTTTGTGAATTGACAAAGTAAATGTGTGACgataaagaagaagaacatgtgtttttatctgcagcacaacactgtTGTCTGGACTCAACTCACATTTAGGTTTTATGACCTGTATTAAATATCAGATTATTCAACATTAGCagtgattatttattattcctacagtttgtttgtatgaACATGAGGTTCAGTGAGGACACTttaaggttcagtctgtagctGAAGAGACGTTAATGAGCCAAGAAAGATCTTCAGTCAACTCTGactggagaaacaaacaacacacttcaTAATGcgttactgtgtttatatgtggcggaccctgccacctctctggcATCAGACAGCGTTCTGGgactttgttttcctctgagagcagcgcgttgattcactgatggaaacactTTGTGTTATTACCAATAAAACTTTAACAACTCTATAGATCATCTGTGACCCAGAAATCATCTGACATCACAACTAAACATCCATCGATCCACTGGAACCATCAACATGTACAGATGTTATgcaagtgcgtgtgtgtgtgtgtgtgtgtgtgtgtgtgtgtgtgtgtgctgctccaCAAATTCACCCTCGTCGTTTCGTCCTTTGATTCTCGGGATGACGTCACGCTCCTTCATCTTATtatgtttttcatctgtttttaaatcaacatcacacttttattctgaaacccGGAAGTGGAGTCTTAAAACCAGCCCGCGGCTTGTgttgccttcaaaataaaggcttaAAACTAATCCCCGAGGCTTTTGTTCCTCGAGCTTCTCTTTAACGTCATGAACCGGACCGACGTGGACCGACGCCGGCGGTCCGGCTCGGCTCAGCCACTCTCACTCACCCGTGTCCCGGAGTTGTTCTTCTTCATGCTGAGTATCAGGCTGCGGCCGGACGCGACTTCACGGTAACTCCGTTATCCTCCGCAGCGGCGGACCGGCGGGAGAAGCGCGATTAAAGCCGCTGAACACTGTTGAAGTCCGGCAGAGAGGACCGGAGCCTCCGCTCAGCTCCGCCGCTCCTCAGCTGTTGATCTTCGGCGTGTCTCTGCTCGTCGCCCTGTtgctcgctgctgctgctgctgccggccTCTGCTGCGCTCTGACCGGCCAGGAGCCGCTCTGTGGGTCGGTGTCCggttacccccccccccccccccccgcctcctcctgctcctcctaccGACTCCCTGCTGCTCAGCGGCTCCTCGGCAGCCCCACAGCGCCCCCCACATGCAGAACCCGTCCTGCTGTCCTGTtccttttatttcatatatGTTAATACTTCTTTCAAACTGCGGTCACAGTAAAAGTCTCGTGTTATGAGTGCGACGAGtttaaaggaccagttcacAATaaactcagtcatcatctcccAGAACCAAGTGGAACCCGAACCGTTCTacagctgaagacatgacagacgctattattatcattcttcttcttgttattaatattattattatttgtgtgtgtgtgtgtgtgtgtgtgtgcgcgcgtgtgtgtgtgtgtgttaatctgGATGTGGGCAGATGTTCCAGGCTGGTCTGATCTGGAGTCAGTTTCACTCTGAGCTCAGATCATCAAACTGGGTCAGACTGAGAAAGAGGGGCTGTTCTGCAGATTATCCACTGACACGCTCCATTAAAGGCCCGAAATACACAGTGAGGACGacaacgacgacaacaacaacaactagaTGAGGAAGTGACCTGCAGGTCACATTTAATGTAATCCAGGCCCAAACATCACCTCTCCTCAGCTCTTCTTATCTCGGAGGTGATAAGAGGTGAATGAGTGATATAAGGTTCTGAATGAGCGATACTTACTCGTACAGAACCTTTTATCGCTCATTCAGAACCTTGTATCGCTCATTCAGAACCTTGTATCAACCATACAGAACTTGTGGACAGTCTTGGTCTAATGCTTTTAAACATGTGAATATCACTGTTGATGAGGACATAAGAGACTTCATatgaaacataaatcaaaacttttattcagaaaataaaatataatctcCAACACGGTACAAACACGTCACACTTTGTTTAATTAAAGCAGAACTAACCTTTGATTAACTGTTATCTGATTACCTGAGAACAAAACAACCTAATGTCGTTCATCCATCAAcatacagcaaacacacaacaaacacacagcaaacatacagcaaacacacaacaaacatacaacaaacacacagcaaacatacaacaaacacacagcaaacacacaacaaacacacagctgaagacaATTATCAACCACCAAGAGACAGAATGAACCTCCTTATAGAATCATTaaggaaacacaaaggaaactaaaaataaacataaatggAACATTAAGGGAACATTGGTGAAGAACTTTCAGAGAACATGAAGGGAACATTAAAGGAACATGTTGACGTTTTCTCTGGAGGAAACTGCCAACCAAACCGACTAACAAcaggtgtgacatcactgcGGGTCAAAAATCAACACTGAAACAGCGTCCAATCAGGGAACAGTGTTGTTCAAACGAGCACctggtttattttttatcagtcCCGTTTTACAAACTTCACAGCTCTAGCTGAAAAACTAAatgattattcattattatcctactgtttttttcatccaaTCTGAACTCTGATTGGCTCCTGTCAGCTGTCAATCACCCTGTTTGACATGATGGGGCGCTACAGCCTGTGGACTggacttcacttcctgttcctgcaTCACACAGACATCAgggctgaggtcagaggtcagcatcCTTTAGTCCGACCAATCGGGCGCTCTCCTCCCACAACCGCCTCGCCACCTCGTCATCCCGCCCCTCTGGGGCCGCCTCCTTCTCAGCACAGTCgctgaaaacaaacacgtcATGATTTaaaagacagcagctgaagtgcGGTGAGTCATGAGCGCAGTGAGCAGCTCTCTGTTGTGGTTCAGCGTGTTGATGTCACCTCAGTAAGACTCATGAACGACCTTCGTGATGCATGTGAGACGAGCAGCGAACTCAACTGACAGTATAAAGAGTTAAACAGGAACTGGCAGGAGATCTAGAACATCCAGAGCCCGCCCTCCTTCTCCTACCTGAAGTACCGCCCTGATCGTTCCTCCAGGCCCGGCGTCAGGGCGCAATACAGCGTCGTCTGACTGCCCTGAGTAGGagtcttcatcagcagcagagaggggaggcTCAGCAGCGCCCCCATCAAGGGGAACCAGCCCTGAACATGACGACCCAACTCAGTCCGGATCACACCCGGGTGGAGACAGAACGCTGACACGCCGGAGCCTGAAAGATACACAGAGGTCAGGACCAGCAGGTGGAAACAACAGGTCTATGTTTACTACAGTCAACGGATAAGCCAATCACAACCCAGCTCTGACCTCTGAGTCGTCGGGCAAGTTCTCTGGAGAACAGGACGTTGGCCAGTTTGCTTTGCCTGTAGCTCTCCAGAGAACTATATGACCTCCTGCTGAAGAACAGGTCATCCAGGACGATCCGTCCTGAAAAGTCACAGACACGACAACACCCGGtcagaacatcatcatcaacagggTCAGGGTTCACAggtcagaggacagaggacagggtcaggggtcaggggtcaggggtcaTACCCCCGCGGTGGGCGATGGATGACACGGTGACGACTCGGCTGGGGGAGGAGCTCTTCAGCTTCGGCAGCAGCAGGTTGGTCAGCAGGAAGTGACCCAGATGATTGACAGCCAGCTGAGTCTCAAAGCCGTCCTCCGTCAGCCATCTTGGGCACATCATcactcctgcagacagacaggtgaaggGAGAGACAGGTGAGTGAGCAGACAGGTgtagagcagacagacaggtgcagagacagacaggtgagctcACCTGCATTGTTGATAAGGATGTCCagtctgtcttcactgtccAGGAAGTCTTTGGCAAATTGTCTGACAGAGTAAATGGAGGCCAGGTCCAGGTGCCTGATCACCACGTTACCATTTCCTGTTGACTGCCGGATCTCCTCCGCAGCCTGCTCCGCCCGGGTCAGGTCCCTGCACGCCATCACCACCCGGGCCCCTGCGGTGATGCAAACACACCCATCACTACAAATCAAACACGGCCTGTCTCCACTTGGGACCAGAGAGCTACATAGCAAACACACCCTATAATGACTGGTGCTCCTGGAACATCAAATCAAACGCACCTTGTTTCAGTGGCCCAGGTGTGGTGACAGGGTGCATTTGatttaacacacacaggaagtatTAATCCTTGTAATCGGCTCAGGTGGTTTGAGCCTTTCTGAGCATTACtatgacctctgacccctggtgatgtcatcagtctgtgtgtgtgtgtgtgtgtgtgagatctaGAATCAATAGATTTGATTAAGTTGGTGGAGATGTTGTGTAGTTactcagaaaacacaaacatcaactaACAATAAAGaattgacacacacaaacacacacacacacacacacacacacacacacacacacacacacacacacacacacacacacctctgcgTGCCAGGTCTCTGCTCGTCTCTTTGCCGATGCCGGTGTTTGCTCCGGTGATCAGAGCCGTCTTCCCGTCCAGACGAACAGAACAGCGACACACTCCACCTGCAATCCACTTCCTTAACATTGacagacctacacacacacacacacacacacacacagagtaaatgTACAATTGTGTAATGTTAAATTTCATGCTGCAGATATCTGaatatcgtgtgtgtgtgtgtgtgcgtgtgtgtgtgtgtatgtgtgcgtgtgtaaaTATGAGAGGTTTGAacgaggcagagagaaaagagacgaGTCAGCAGAATACAAGAATGTTAATCAGCTGATGTAacacactgcactgtgtgtgtgtgtgtgtgtgtgtgtgtgtgtgtgtgtaaagcagtGTGACTTCATTGCTCGTCAGTTTGATTTCAACTGAACACACTTCCTGTTATCAGATAAACAGTGActgatgatcagctgactcaGTTGATGTAAATATATGGATCAGTTAATTTACtgatacttcagtacatttaacAACatatactttaagacttttacttgagtatgaCTTGAGTATATGttcacaaatatataaaaatataaatatatgtatatttctttaTAACACTGTTGGCATTCTGTGGACAACAAAGGAAGAATCTCATTCATCAGTGAGAACATAATTGTTTACTGCACGTGACAATAAACATGTGTAATCCAGTTGTAATAGATTACACTACATAcaaaggccacacacacacacgcacgcacgcacgcacacacacacacacacacacacatacagctaaTGATAAAGTTAAATATAAAAGCAGGTCTGAAGCTGATCAGCCAATCAATGCACACCACACACCTGCTGATGGAGCGATAAACACCGAGTTCTGTGCAGATGATAAGTTATTGATTATGATACGTTACTGATCAGGAATCAGAGTCTTACAGATCAGAGCGACTCCCAGCAGAGCTCCAGCTCTCAGCAGGAGACCCCCCcggccctcctcctccggcCCCAGCTCCGGGTCCGAGCTGCCGCCACCGCCGGGCCACGGCAGCACCAGGAATCCTCCTGGAGCTGCGTCTCTCATCCCTGCAGGTCAGAACAGACTGAAGATAAAGCAGGCCGGGCCAGGCCGAGCGGAGCCAGGACAGACAGCGGGGGGAGGAGGCAGATTAAGAGATTACAGCAGATTATGGGCACAGAGCTGCTCCTGGATCAGTTAGAgaacacagacaggagggaTCACTGCAGCCCAACAACACGTCACAGCACTCCACAACATGGTTCTGATGCAGGATTAATGCCTGAGCAACAGTTATTGATTATAGATCAGCTGATAGAAGGAATGCTACTAGCAACAGCAGACAGGGAGGCTGAAGGCAGCGATGTAACGAGTACTCAACAGCCATACTCGAGTAGAAGAAAAGACATGCTCCTGATCAGTAATCAGGAGAGTAATCAATGATCAGGATAGTAATCAAGATAGTAATCAGGAGAGTACTCAATAATCAGgagagtaatcagtaatcaggaTAGTGATCAGGAAAGTAATCAGTAACCAGGAGAGTAATCAATAATCAGGATAGTAATCAGGAGAGTAATCTGTAATCAATAATCAGAATAGTAATCAGGAGAGTAATCAGGAGAGTAATCTGTAATCAGGATAGTAATCAGGAGAGTAATCTGTAATCAATAATCAGAATAGTAATCAGGAGAGTAATCAGGAGAGTAATCTGTAATCAGGATAGTAATCAGGATAGTAATCAGGAGAGTAATCAGGATAGTGATCAATAATCAGGAGAGTAATCTGTAATCAGGATAGTAATCAGGATAGTAATCAATAATCAGGAGAGTAATCTGTAATCAGGAGAGTAATCAGAGTAATCTGTGATCAGGATAGTAATCAATAATCAGGATAGTAATCAGGAGAGTAATCTGTAATCAATAATCAGAATAGTAATCAGGAGAGTAATCAGGATAGTGATCAATAATCAGGAGAGTAATCTGTAGTCAGGAGAGTAATCTGTAATCAGCAGAGTAATCAGGATAGTAATCAATAATCAGGAGAGTAATCTGTAATCAGGAGAGTAATCAGGAGAGTAATCAGGATAGTAATCAATAATCAGGAGAGTAATCTGTAATCAGGAGAGTAATCAGGAGAGTAATCAGGATAGTGATCAATAATCAGGATAGTAATCTGTAATCAGGAGAGTAATCAGGATAGTAATCAATAATCAGGAGAGTAATCTGTAATCAGGAGAGTAATCAGGATAGTAATCAATAATCAGGAGAGTAATCTGTAATCAGGAGAGTAATCAGGATAGTAATCAATAATCAGGAGAGTAATCTGTAATCAGGAGAGTAATCTGTAATCAGGAGAGTAATCAGGATAGTAATCAATAATCAGGAGAGTAATCTGTAATCAGGAGAGTAATCTGTAATCAGGAGAGTAATCTGTAATCAGGAGAGTAATCTGAGTCCTTTGTCCTGAAAATCTGTTGAGTTTTTATGGCCCTGCTCCTGACGTCACTGTCTAGCCCCGCCCCTGTgtaaaccaacaaaaacaaaatggcgcCTGCCCTGACAGTGTGCTGCCGTTTTGGCGCCTCTCGGCCTCCATGTTGACGCGGCTGCATGTTTATCAGTCTGGATGCGGTTGTGGTCTCGGTCCGGTCGGTTCACCGGAGCCCTCCAGCCTGAAGACCCGCTGAACCCCGCAGCTGGACGGACTCAAGTTCCTCCACAAACATTtacaccagccaatcagagacagcGCTGTCTCAGAGGGAAGTGACGTACGATCGCTGTGGGCCAATCTGCTGCTCTGACACCGCCAACAGGAGGAAGACCCGCCCCCCGCGCGCCTGGAGAAGAACCATACGAACCCGACCGTTCTCCGCTGTCCCGCTCCGCAGCTCCAGACGCAGGTAAGACTAATTCGGCTTGGTCCGGCTCGGCCCGGTTTAGCACACAGGCCGGTCCCGCTGGTCCGGcagctccattcagggagcGCTCGGTGTCTAAGTGCTGCCGGAGGGGCGGTGCAGACTCACAGTTACCCAAATACACCGCGGCTTGTGGTGCGCGCAGCTGCGGGCTGAACTGGGTCTGCAGTCCGGTTCTggctccacagtcacctgaatGCAGAGTTAACGGGTCTAACTGTACTCTTTAGTGATCCTCTACCCGCCCGGACTGAAAGTTTGCTCCTTCGGGGACAGAAACGaacagtgagaggaggaggaggaggaggtggaggaggtgcagcgcCCCCTGCGGCCTCAGCACTGTGTTTACTGTCGCTGCTACTCTgcacaactttatttaaaacacaaaccGATAACAGACAGAATGGAAACataatgataacaatgataatGAGTCATCACAGTGTTGATTTAATGAGCTGGAGCTCTAATAAACATCACCAAGATCATAACATCCGTCACAATAacatttgactgacagctgagcagCTCTGATCATGAAGTTCATGTGATGAGagtgaaagctccagaacagctgagTCAGCTGCCCTTCAACAATAAACGGTCATGATGACAagtggaggtcagaggtcacccaTATATCATTGTGTGGTGACGTTTTCTTCTGGTTTCCATAGCAACATGGATACAGAGTTGTTTatggagtgtgaggaggaggagctggagccaTGGCAACAGGTGGATGACAGTGTGGAGGAAGATGACATGGACTTCATCGACAGCTACTGTGAACCaggtgagaacacacacacacacacagaggccctGTTCACACCTGGTGTCAGTATCAGTCCTGTGTGATCTGGTCACACCTGTACAGCTCAGTACAGTGTTTGCTCTTTATTAACctgctgatgtcatcagcagctgTTAAACTGAATCAACCAAtcaacaggaacaatataggcgacttctttgtccccgtggagaaagtccccagactcccttaacaaatgtgtcagtttagtgagttgttgagttggagacactttataaactctgtgaaactctgtctctgactcattctgcattatttggaccttcttgttaattcagcagatgttctacatgaacttctttctgtgtgtgtgtctgtgtgtctctagTTGAGGATTCTATGTCACCGCTTCCAGCCTCTGAGACTCCGCCCCCAGAGACTCCCCAATCCATCACACCTGCCCAACCAGGTAACAGAACTAAGATGAATCCATCTTCAGACATTAAACCCAGATGCCTGAGGTCACAGTCTCTGTCTGGTTTTGTCTTTAACATTTCTTTGGCCTCATCAGTCGTTCTGATTTCAGTGTCTCTTGTCTCTCAGCTTCCTCTCCCATACAGATTGTCTCCTCTGTGAttcgtcctcctccctctgtcatcACTAcgtcctcctctgtctctcgtCTCCCCGTCCCAGCCCAACCCCTGATGGCTCAGGCCCAGCCCCTCATTCTGACACAGACAGCAAGTGGAACGTTCCTCCTCCCAGCAGCCCCCGGGACAGGCAATGCCCCGCCCATCCTCCTCACTACACAGGTACTGAAAACAAACGcaccctctgctgctgtgaggggtgaactgttcctttaagatgtTGTTTGCTGTTAGCTTCACTCTGCTCATGCTTCTCTACTTAGtgcctgtgatgtcactctgatGTCATGTTTACTTCAGGGTTTCCCTATGATGAACCATGgtgctcctctgctgctgaaccTGCAGCCTGGTCAGACGGTCCAGCCGCTCACTCTGATCCAATGTAAGACAAGTCATCAGTCATTACTCATTAAGAGATCTGATCAGATTATTGATCCCAGCTGACTGGTTACTGTCTCCGCAGCCCCGTCTCTGCGTCAGTTAGTACGGCCCAGTGTGGGCATATCCCCAGTTCTCCCCCAGGGCCAGACCAGACAAGGCCCCACCCCCTTAAGAGGTCCCACCCAGACTAGCTCCGCCTTCACTGCCATGCAGCTTCCTGCCACACTGACCATCCGCACCAGCACACCAGGACTCGGTCAGTCTCCCTGCACAGGTACATCTGATGAGAACGGagctgattgactgactgattgatctgtttttatttatttgtttatttttttcccagtaaACCTCCAGATGACCCAGGTGGGCGGGGCTAACTCCCTGAAGCTGGCAGGTTCCCCCGCCCTCCCCTCCGGCTCAGCTAACGGAGTCACCAGAACCCcttcattcagcagcagcatgggTCGATCAGTTATCAGCACTGGTACCAATCCTTCCTATCAGTACTTGTTTGATCTAACTGGTTGTTGGGGCGATGGAGCACATTGGTCACATTACTTTACATATAACTTGTATCAcactttctgttaatgtaacttgtaaactgtgatttgttgcactGTACTTCTGTACACgcaacatctattgcatgtctgtccgtcctggaagagggatccctcctctgtagctcttcctgaggtttcttccatttttgaaattttttttttaccctgttaaaagggttttttttttccatcgaCATgtgaagtttctcctcactcgaatcgagggtctaaggacagaggatgtttttCCACTgcacagactgtaaagcccattgagaCTAtctgattgtgattttgggctatatgaataaaattgatttgatgtgttttgatttgCCGGCGTTTGACCCGCCTGTTTCTGCGCTGCTGACGTACAATCACAAGCTTGAAGTTCATAGCTGctggacttttattgtgaaag includes:
- the LOC119006433 gene encoding retinol dehydrogenase 13, whose product is MEAERRQNGSTLSGMRDAAPGGFLVLPWPGGGGSSDPELGPEEEGRGGLLLRAGALLGVALICLSMLRKWIAGGVCRCSVRLDGKTALITGANTGIGKETSRDLARRGARVVMACRDLTRAEQAAEEIRQSTGNGNVVIRHLDLASIYSVRQFAKDFLDSEDRLDILINNAGVMMCPRWLTEDGFETQLAVNHLGHFLLTNLLLPKLKSSSPSRVVTVSSIAHRGGRIVLDDLFFSRRSYSSLESYRQSKLANVLFSRELARRLRGSGVSAFCLHPGVIRTELGRHVQGWFPLMGALLSLPSLLLMKTPTQGSQTTLYCALTPGLEERSGRYFSDCAEKEAAPEGRDDEVARRLWEESARLVGLKDADL